A single window of Flavobacterium aestivum DNA harbors:
- the mnmD gene encoding tRNA (5-methylaminomethyl-2-thiouridine)(34)-methyltransferase MnmD — protein sequence MEREIIQTLDGSTTIHLKEWNECYHSKHGAIQEAKHVFIKNGLALFPNQSISILEIGFGTGLNAFITYLESKELGQTIDYVGVEAYPVSADEVLSMNYIKELNAVESESVFEKMHKCDWEEKTVFSDDFKLTKRKQFFEEIDDLEKFDLIYFDAFGYRVQPELWSTTIFDRMYKALKTNGVLVTYAARGVVKRSMIEVGFTVEKLAGPPGKREMFRARK from the coding sequence TTGGAAAGAGAAATTATACAAACACTCGACGGATCGACAACAATACATCTCAAAGAATGGAATGAGTGTTACCATTCTAAGCATGGCGCTATACAAGAAGCTAAACATGTTTTTATTAAAAATGGATTGGCATTATTCCCAAATCAAAGTATTTCTATTCTGGAAATTGGTTTTGGTACAGGGCTAAATGCTTTTATAACTTATTTGGAGTCTAAAGAATTGGGGCAAACAATAGATTACGTTGGAGTAGAAGCATATCCGGTTTCTGCAGATGAAGTTTTGTCCATGAATTATATTAAAGAACTGAATGCTGTCGAATCTGAATCGGTTTTTGAAAAAATGCATAAATGTGATTGGGAAGAAAAAACAGTTTTTTCTGATGATTTTAAATTAACGAAAAGAAAACAATTTTTTGAAGAAATTGATGATTTAGAAAAGTTCGATTTAATTTATTTTGATGCATTTGGTTATCGAGTGCAGCCGGAATTGTGGAGCACAACAATTTTTGATAGAATGTACAAGGCTTTAAAAACTAACGGAGTTTTAGTTACTTACGCTGCTCGTGGTGTTGTAAAAAGAAGTATGATAGAGGTTGGTTTTACAGTTGAAAAGCTTGCTGGACCACCAGGAAAAAGAGAAATGTTTCGGGCTAGAAAGTAA